The stretch of DNA cgattcttaagaaaaattcaaaattttgcagtaacatacccccccccccagttACCGCCAAATTATCATAACTGGAGGCAGAAAGCACCTCTCCGACAATATTCATTCTATTCCCGGAGCCATAATGCCTGGGAATAATAGCCGAGATTATACAATCAAGGCTCATGCATGTAATGGTcataaggaaaaaattcccataaagtgtttaaatttcgttgaattgtcatccgagagcgaacgagaaagcgtaataaaaaaatttaatgcgttagaaagagatatcgctaaagttttcttggcgcgaagctgaaaccaagaaactgacaagtaggataacgcaaattttgattttacttttctggataattcgtcgtaaagtagaataccgacagtcttggtctttattttgatttttatcttgatcttgaaaggtgtctctatcctagaataccacccAATGTTCTTTTTATCTATATTTAATAGCACAGTGATGCTTTAGAtaaccatttaattttttttttcaatttgagattgtgataaaatcattaaaaatttagaatatagtagaaaaatatttacgtTATCTTAAGCAAAACCgtgtttttaaattacaattaaaactactctaaaattttatttacaaagctgttttttttactactGTGAAGACAAACTACTCAAACTACAAGATTGGTATATagaacaaaatcaattttctactGAAGGACAAAATTCAAACACtaacaaaactatttttgaaatattttgtatatttttagaaataggGAAAGAACTTCTCTAGTTATCATTAGCAAAGCTTAATAGACgaagttattttaaaagttcaattttaaaatttttagaaaactaaaaaaaaaaacttttttaaataaaaattaagaaattatttttttagtttgctttcatttaaattaattaaatttttttatttaattcctcGGGTTAATATAGAAAGAAActgattaatttgttaaaaatttccttcaaataaatgataaatagACAAGTTCTTTGTGAGATCTTTTAGGTCTTTTAGTATATAGCTACAATATATAAGAAGTATTTACAGCATGCTCATTCCATTCTATTATTATCACTTTACCACAGTAGATTTTTATTGCGataagaaattataatttgaataaattgtcTTTAATCATGTCTTACAAGTTtgttttctcgcgtttttttctgttttaagaatgtaaataagaagaaattaatagcTACTCCATTACCCAGTGTTGATTTCCGTTGCCACAACATACTCCCAAACATGACCTTTAATAGGAGCATCAGCCCTTTgaggattaaataaattacagagaaagaaaaaaagaaataataaaatgaaaagaaaattatgaaattagaaaaattatttaaaaaaaaaggttttgtGAGTTTGTATTATGTAAAAACTAGTGTGACAGTGTGGAATATTGTGGTTTGTGATGTTTTTGCGTTGAtttctttatgttttatgttgtgtttttgtgtttttaaatttttttttaaatttttgttttttataagtttaaaaaaattaatttaatattttaaaattaatgaaaagtcCCCACCACCAGAGGgatgatgaagaaataaaagaaaaagaaaaatattgatatgTAGGCTATGtagaaagcttaaaaaatatataacaacCTTCACCAAAATGATAACAAAAACATTAGAAACAAACAGAAATATTTACATTCATCAGCATTGAAGGGATTACACattcaagaactttttttaaagtgaaattttctaaaagaaagaaaatctacaAGAAAATTCTACAGAGCGCAAATTACAAAAGATTCTACTAAACAAACTACTAATCAGTTAGAAATTAGtgaaaatttgacttttttcaatatcgaaaagtcaaattttcatatttttttcaaactgaaattctactaaattcaaaaaaatacattacaaaatatttctaccTAATATTTACAAAGTGTGtcagtttaatatttttttttaaagaaaatttataaactcTTTTCATTTACCGatttgctaatttttcctccacaaTGTAATGTTCCCACATGTGTGACAAAACAGCAGCATCCGccctaaaaatgttttatttgtttttttttcatttagcaTTTTGTagcaaatgcattttttttttaggacagacagaaaaaaacatagagaaggggaagaaaataaaggagAGAGAACAAAGATCAttagaaactttcaaaataaaatttgcattatgCAATCTATTTCGTTCAGATGCGTAGCGAAGAAAGATTAGAAATGAACAGtaaagaagataaataaaatgtgttaGAGTTTCGAAAGATTTTCTGGAATAATAGAGACAGAGAGTAATGTGGGAAAAAGTACTGTCGtacacatttatttttttgttgaaagaaaagcgtgaaaagtgagaaaatgaaggGAAGAAAGAATAGAGTGTATAatataaagttaaataaaaaagagtaATGTAGGATGAAAGAATGAGTGTTAAAAGatgaataacttttttcatttttggttTTAGCGGTACTTACCAGGTATGCTCAGCATTGAACCCAACCTTAAAGAAATAAGGAaacaggaaaaattatttttaagcacTAAAAAGTactattttcaaacaaatttaaaacttttgaaatgtaggaaaaggaaaaaattaagagaatatAAGATGTTAAAAAGATTAAGTTCTGCACTTACCCTTCCATTTCTTCCTACGCAAACGGTGAAACTCTTATCGAACCACCGATCATGCCCATTTCCATGAAGCAACGTCCTTCCGTAGTTGTCCAACTTCTCAGGATGCTTCTCATCAAACTCATAATCCTGATCATCCAACGACACGACAAAGGCAGCACTCTCAATAATGTAGAGCGATTGCTTGTTAACGCCCTTTGAGAACTGACTTTGCCGCACTTCAGCCCACTTTGTACGATCCCCAGCCGTGAGAGATGCCAAAAGTTCCTCACCAGGAGATGGAGTACTATCACTCTTGAGGATTTGCTCCATTTGTCtgttaaatcatttaattttattctcaaatttgtaaaggaaaataattcaacgTGCCCTTACATTTGAATCTCACACGGCCTAAGGAGCCTTCCACGGTGGTAGATGATAACTTTGTGGTAGCATCCCTTGTGGAGGACAACAATGTGATTTGAGTCCTGATAGTGGACAATTTTGTCTGTCTCGATACCTGGAACGCGTACTGTGTTGAAAATCCTTTCGTACTGCCACGAACAGAGTGGAACGAGTCCTTGCACGAGGATTGGTTCGAGTTCTTGACGCTCAACACGACGCCTAAAATTGAGCAGAAGATGCGTGATATTGGCTGCACGAGCAGCTTGACTCCTTGTTAAATTCGTAAAAACGGCATCAATGCCGTAGAAATTGCTGTTAACCATCAAACCACTTCGGCCACGCAGGTACACATACTCCTCCCACCAATCGGACACATAGTTCGTGGACCACCAGCTCTTCAGTATCAAATACCACTGCAATTTCTTCCCAATGCCACTCTCAAATTCCTTCGCCAATTGCGTCATCCTGTTGTAGTTGTCATCATCGAGAAGGGGACGAACTGATCTCAGGTACCTTGTCATGGTGTCATGCACCGAAGGCAATGGCAACCTCGGCAGGGATCCTTGGAAGCTGTACAGACCTGGTTTATTCCACGTCGACAGCACCTTTACAACTGCTGCCCAGAGTTTTGTCTAATTCATATAAAAACATCCCAGTTACAACAGAAATTCGTGAAGAAGGAATGCCTCTTTTATGCGCTAAACTAACAACCCAAAAGTGTTCAAATTAACTCCAATTATTATGTAGCTTAAGTCAGagtttgcatttttcattttttgggaCTATTTGGAAATTTCTCATGGTGTTTGTGAAACTTGTTTTCATCCAATTTATGTCCAAACAACAACCTCGTGCTTGcacaaaaacacaatttttggCCTTATATTTTgggcaaaaatgaaaattattttatatacatacttcTCATATGCATTGAATGTGAGGTGACAACTTTTTAAACAACTTTCCGCTCAAAACAAagctttgaataaatttttccataattttctactactctatgatttattttctgaaaaaataattttaattaattgcacaATTGCATGAAATTGTGATTTtaaattggtttaaaaattgttttattggaTTGCGAAGAAATAACTTTGGCTGTCGTTAAAGTGTCGGTAGTTTTGGTAAAAATATCGGTAATGAAAGCAAAAGTGTAGATGATATTGGTAAAAAGTGTCGGTTCATCAGGAgttccaaaataaatttattttgacacACCTTAATGTATAAGATATGCTTATTATTAAATATGTagtcaataatttttaaattatttataattgtGATGTAATCTCCCGTTAGTTAGAACCACCGAGGGCTTCGGCCTCTCTTGGTGGTTAGTCTCCAGCACAGACACGACAATaatcaatataatttaatttaaaaaagataCTTGTGCCTatatttagaataaatattacgTTTTTTCTCATAGGTTTTCttgaaagagttttttttaaactatgcaattgttcaaaaaatattttttaaggatttgaGTAAAAGActcgaatttaaaaaaaaaatttgaagtttaatttttttaacctacCTAcctgaaattaaaataatcgtTACTGTCGTTTAtgcagaaaagaaaagattgagATGAAGAAtgattgagaagaaaacattagcaatttgagaaataagcaaaattatcaagatgatttgtttttaaaagacacaaaaaaaaactgggcCAGTATTTTAtaactctccgagtgctgggtGGCCCATAAGAACTGTAGTACAGCCacccagcactcggagagCTACATAATACGAGCCCTGTACTAGTTGAAGACAGCATTTTTAACAAGCTAAATTTGTTTCACATAACCGATAATTTAGTTTCAGATTCAATGCACGATCTTTTTGAAGGAGTATGTCATTACGTTCTCTCAAAGgcgatttttaatttcatataggggagagcggggttaaaaaagttacttaagggtttagaaaaagctcaaaatatcatatttcccaaacagataaagcaaaatgtatagctcaattctttaggatatttcttgccctacaactctttatcagatcattttgttctatctagataggaaatatgatattttaagctttttccaaacccttaagtgactttattagccccgccctcccctacatacacaaaaaaaaaattttaaactgcttattttaaataatgtgAAACTTTCATATAATTACGATACAGACGATCATCCGAGCTTTCGACGAACTTTATcaatgaaaacgtctcactgagctctacaatcTCTACAATacactaaaattttaaacctctagctataagggaagagGTTGACaggacggtatttcaaaatgccGGACGGCTGCCATtctggattttgaaaatgcaaaaaaatgaaattttacaccaaattttttatacaaaaacttcaaactggaagtctctatctcttaccgttctcgagttatgatTTAATATAGACCGTCAGGCCGGCCggatttagaattttccaccactttTCGTAATGTGAAAtatctaaaacgtgctcatacttTTGCCAATATTACCGACACTTTTGCTAAAATTACCGgattttttgtccaaaataaCCGAAACTTTTACCAAACCTATCgacatttttacaaaaaaaaatcgaaaaaaaaaagaattattccaaTATTTTGTTCGTTAAtgtctaatttaattttaaatttgacattaaattcaaaacgaAGTAGAGGAGAAACAAAACGAAGCTAAAAAGTTCTGACATTCATAGTCATTTAGTCAATTTAacttatttatctttttactatatttttcaagatggcgACTATTTTTAGAAGTCTTTTTACCTTTTAGTAGTTCAAGAGAAGatcatagaaaattaataagtCCTAATAACcctgattttatttaaatcgggaaaattgataaaagtttttaaaaaaaaagtttttacaaaacttCAATTCTatagcaaaatttaatttttgcattaaaaaaattacaaagaaaacaataaaatttgtaaaagctAATGTTGTAATCGTTACAATCTAATCTAACtatcaataaattaacaaaaagtcCCCTCATGTGAATACTTGTTGCAATTTATCGGTCATATCGTGAgataaacaaattattaataGGAAGATTATTTCGcaatcaatattgattttctctatCACAATTGACCACCATGGATACCCCCATAGGAGGGGGACACTCTTTGAGAAATCTACAACCACGTATTGCCCTCTATTGAGcaatattattatatacattaaAATACCATTGAGACACAAAAGAAATGGTCAATGATTGTTGCAAACGTACCTGTATTGAGACGGATTTCCCTTTGCCGCGTGCCTCATACATCCACCCTTTGTACATAAGCAAGAGTTTCAGAGAGTATCTCATTGTGTAGCAAATTGAGAGCCAAAACACAAGACCCGTGAGACTACAGGCAACCAATTGCCAGACAGCCGAATCACCGGGTAGTATTGGCATAATGTTATTAACCATATTCAATGGAACACGTTTGCCAGAAAAATGCAGAGCCACGGCAATTGCTATTACCAACCACAGACTCTGCAAATGTGCTGGATAAATGCCATTTCGCAAGCCATTCTGCAATCAAGAAAGGggaaagaaacatttaaaatgcaaGCAGTATGGGTGATATTCAGAGTGCAACCATCTATAGTGGGAGggatacaacaacaaaatgtggaaagaaaaagaacaaaacttACGCGAAATCTTGCAATTCTCTTCTTCCACGATCGCACACCAGATTGCCATACGAGATTTAGCACCTCCTGGTCATAGTTGATGTCAAAACCCTCGTGGGTGATGGAGAAGGAGAAGGCAACGGCCGAATGGGCTTCCGCCATGGCAGATTGTTATAGTAAAACTGCCCCGAAGGAGAGTTGCAAGCACACCACACACAAATTCTCCACCGAACACAACTCAATTGTATCCCCACCTGTTGGCCCAGCACCTTCCACGCGTCACCTAATCAATGACAATACACCGtgctctaaaaaaaagtaacaagaGAAAGATGCCTTTATGTGGTattcatttattcattaacAGATACATTCGCACAGGTATATAACGATTTGTGACTTGTGTTGAAAGAACTTGCAGaacttattgattttatttactgAATGGTAGGAGAATCATTCAGTTTTTTCCCCAGAGTCTAAGATTCTGTaattaaaatccaataaaCAGATTTTCTAAAAGTGGAAGATAATTTACATTCCATGG from Lutzomyia longipalpis isolate SR_M1_2022 chromosome 1, ASM2433408v1 encodes:
- the LOC129797470 gene encoding carnitine O-palmitoyltransferase 1, liver isoform isoform X1 — translated: MAEAHSAVAFSFSITHEGFDINYDQEVLNLVWQSGVRSWKKRIARFRNGLRNGIYPAHLQSLWLVIAIAVALHFSGKRVPLNMVNNIMPILPGDSAVWQLVACSLTGLVFWLSICYTMRYSLKLLLMYKGWMYEARGKGKSVSIQTKLWAAVVKVLSTWNKPGLYSFQGSLPRLPLPSVHDTMTRYLRSVRPLLDDDNYNRMTQLAKEFESGIGKKLQWYLILKSWWSTNYVSDWWEEYVYLRGRSGLMVNSNFYGIDAVFTNLTRSQAARAANITHLLLNFRRRVERQELEPILVQGLVPLCSWQYERIFNTVRVPGIETDKIVHYQDSNHIVVLHKGCYHKVIIYHRGRLLRPCEIQIQMEQILKSDSTPSPGEELLASLTAGDRTKWAEVRQSQFSKGVNKQSLYIIESAAFVVSLDDQDYEFDEKHPEKLDNYGRTLLHGNGHDRWFDKSFTVCVGRNGRVGFNAEHTWADAAVLSHMWEHYIVEEKLANRADAPIKGHVWEYVVATEINTGYDEKGNCLGTPEFQPPTPTRLAWDLKNPVCLTAIEEAHEAAQLVLNDLDLKVLMHNAYGKGFMKTCRVSPDAYIQMALQLAYFRDAGRFSLTYEASMTRLFREGRTETVRPCTIESAAFVRAIDKKPHWNVEECVKLMQTACSRHQLAYQDAMCGKGIDRHLFCLYVVSKYLEVESPFLKEVLSEPWRLSTSQTPHGQTTMFDFSKNPEYISAGGGFGPVADDGYGVSYIVAGEDLIFFHISAKKNCNLTDASRFADRISQALADIRTLFEEYKRLTSNGTSHKKASNGIANHN
- the LOC129797470 gene encoding carnitine O-palmitoyltransferase 1, liver isoform isoform X3, producing MAEAHSAVAFSFSITHEGFDINYDQEVLNLVWQSGVRSWKKRIARFRNGLRNGIYPAHLQSLWLVIAIAVALHFSGKRVPLNMVNNIMPILPGDSAVWQLVACSLTGLVFWLSICYTMRYSLKLLLMYKGWMYEARGKGKSVSIQTKLWAAVVKVLSTWNKPGLYSFQGSLPRLPLPSVHDTMTRYLRSVRPLLDDDNYNRMTQLAKEFESGIGKKLQWYLILKSWWSTNYVSDWWEEYVYLRGRSGLMVNSNFYGIDAVFTNLTRSQAARAANITHLLLNFRRRVERQELEPILVQGLVPLCSWQYERIFNTVRVPGIETDKIVHYQDSNHIVVLHKGCYHKVIIYHRGRLLRPCEIQIQMEQILKSDSTPSPGEELLASLTAGDRTKWAEVRQSQFSKGVNKQSLYIIESAAFVVSLDDQDYEFDEKHPEKLDNYGRTLLHGNGHDRWFDKSFTVCVGRNGRVGFNAEHTWADAPIKGHVWEYVVATEINTGYDEKGNCLGTPEFQPPTPTRLAWDLKNPVCLTAIEEAHEAAQLVLNDLDLKVLMHNAYGKGFMKTCRVSPDAYIQMALQLAYFRDAGRFSLTYEASMTRLFREGRTETVRPCTIESAAFVRAIDKKPHWNVEECVKLMQTACSRHQLAYQDAMCGKGIDRHLFCLYVVSKYLEVESPFLKEVLSEPWRLSTSQTPHGQTTMFDFSKNPEYISAGGGFGPVADDGYGVSYIVAGEDLIFFHISAKKNCNLTDASRFADRISQALADIRTLFEEYKRLTSNGTSHKKASNGIANHN
- the LOC129797470 gene encoding carnitine O-palmitoyltransferase 1, liver isoform isoform X2, producing the protein MAEAHSAVAFSFSITHEGFDINYDQEVLNLVWQSGVRSWKKRIARFRNGLRNGIYPAHLQSLWLVIAIAVALHFSGKRVPLNMVNNIMPILPGDSAVWQLVACSLTGLVFWLSICYTMRYSLKLLLMYKGWMYEARGKGKSVSIQTKLWAAVVKVLSTWNKPGLYSFQGSLPRLPLPSVHDTMTRYLRSVRPLLDDDNYNRMTQLAKEFESGIGKKLQWYLILKSWWSTNYVSDWWEEYVYLRGRSGLMVNSNFYGIDAVFTNLTRSQAARAANITHLLLNFRRRVERQELEPILVQGLVPLCSWQYERIFNTVRVPGIETDKIVHYQDSNHIVVLHKGCYHKVIIYHRGRLLRPCEIQIQMEQILKSDSTPSPGEELLASLTAGDRTKWAEVRQSQFSKGVNKQSLYIIESAAFVVSLDDQDYEFDEKHPEKLDNYGRTLLHGNGHDRWFDKSFTVCVGRNGRVGFNAEHTWADAAVLSHMWEHYIVEEKLANRYDEKGNCLGTPEFQPPTPTRLAWDLKNPVCLTAIEEAHEAAQLVLNDLDLKVLMHNAYGKGFMKTCRVSPDAYIQMALQLAYFRDAGRFSLTYEASMTRLFREGRTETVRPCTIESAAFVRAIDKKPHWNVEECVKLMQTACSRHQLAYQDAMCGKGIDRHLFCLYVVSKYLEVESPFLKEVLSEPWRLSTSQTPHGQTTMFDFSKNPEYISAGGGFGPVADDGYGVSYIVAGEDLIFFHISAKKNCNLTDASRFADRISQALADIRTLFEEYKRLTSNGTSHKKASNGIANHN